A window of the Gossypium arboreum isolate Shixiya-1 chromosome 2, ASM2569848v2, whole genome shotgun sequence genome harbors these coding sequences:
- the LOC108467110 gene encoding ATP-dependent zinc metalloprotease FTSH 10, mitochondrial-like, protein MSFSRIGRSLSRSSRSNFRTNVISRKLLRNESNVPSPVTNTCISRINKGLGLVKGYFAPAGVGKQLSTNTPLSNLDSILANPRIRRFFCSEGPKKRNYENYFPKNKKDIPKANEQKSGSKEDSGAGEPGNSQNIQRLVQNIVTTLLLIGITYSSLSGPHEQQEISFQEFKNKLLEPGMVDKIVVSNKSVAKVYVRSSPRNASQTTDDPVEAPMNGAPARTKTSQYKYYFNIGSVESFEEKLEEAQEALGIDPHNYVPVTYVSEVNWFQELMRFGPTLLILGSLWFMGRKMQSGFGVGGPGGRGGRGLFNMGKAQITKMDKNAKDKVFFKDVAGCDEAKQEIMEFVHFLKNPKKYEELGAKIPRGALLVGPPGTGKTLLAKATAGESGVPFLSMSGSDFMEMFVGVGPSRVRSLFQEARQCAPSIVFIDEIDAIGRARGRGGFSGGNDERESTLNQLLVEMDGFGTTSGVVVLAGTNRPDILDRALLRPGRFDRQITIDKPDIKGREQIFQIYLKKLKLDNEPSYYSQRLAALTPGFAGADIANVCNEAALIAARNESAVITMEHFEGAIDRVIGGLEKKNKVISKLERRTVAYHESGHAVAGWFLEHAEPLLKVTIVPRGTAALGFAQYVPNENLLMTKEQLFDVTCMTLGGRAAEQVLLGKISTGAQNDLEKVTKMTYAQVAVYGFSDKVGLLSFPQRDDAFEMTKPYSSKTGAIIDSEVREWVGKAYDRTVQLIEEHKEHVAQIAELLLEKEVLHQEDLVRVLGERPFKSTEPTNYDRFKKGFQEEDKASKDTSTESKTVDDNGSTPLEPEVVPA, encoded by the exons ATGAGTTTCTCCAGAATCGGCCGCTCTCTCTCCCGCTCTTCTCGCTCTAATTTCCGAACA AATGTTATATCGAGGAAACTGTTACGAAATGAATCGAATGTGCCAAGTCCTGTAACAAATACGTGCATTTCACGCATTAATAAAGGGTTAGGGCTTGTAAAGGGTTATTTCGCACCGGCTGGAGTTGGGAAGCAGCTTAGTACTAATACACCGTTGTCGAATTTGGATTCTATTCTTGCGAACCCTAGGATCAGGCGGTTTTTTTGCAGTGAAGGGCCTAAGAAAAGAA ATTATGAAAATTACTTTCCCAAGAACAAGAAAGATATTCCTAAGGCTAATGAACAGAAATCTGGATCCAAAG AGGATTCAGGTGCTGGTGAGCCTGGGAATTCTCAGAACATTCAAAGGTTGGTGCAGAATATTGTTACCACTTTATTGTTGATTGGGATTACGTACTCTTCGTTATCCGGTCCTCATGAACAGCAGGAG ATTAGTTTCCAAGAGTTCAAAAACAAACTCCTGGAACCTGGCATGGTGGACAAAATTGTTGTTTCAAATAAATCGGTTGCAAAAGTGTACGTGAGGAGTTCACCACGCAACGCAAGTCAGACCACTGATGATCCTGTAGAAGCTCCAATGAATGGAGCCCCTGCCAGAACAAAGACAAGTCAATATAAGTACTACTTTAACATAGGGAGTGTTGAATCTTTTGAGGAGAAGTTAGAAGAAGCCCAAGAAGCGTTGGGGATAGATCCTCATAATTATGTTCCTGTAACCTATGTAAGTGAGGTGAATTGGTTCCAAGAGTTGATGCGCTTTGGACCCACACTCTTGATCTTAGGATCCTTATGGTTTATGGGGAGAAAAATGCAAAGTGGATTTGGAGTTGGTGGTCCTGGGGGACGAGGTGGTCGTGGACTATTCAATATGGGAAAGGCTCAAATAACCAAAATGGACAAGAATGCAAAGGACAAG GTCTTCTTCAAAGATGTTGCTGGATGTGACGAGGCAAAGCAAGAAATTATGGAGTTTGTGCACTTCTTAAAGAACCCAAAGAAATACGAAGAATTAGGAGCTAAGATTCCCAGAGGTGCTCTTCTTGTTGGTCCTCCTGGCACAGGGAAGACACTTCTTGCAAAGGCAACTGCTGGTGAATCTGGTGTGCCTTTCCTCTCTATGTCTGGATCAGATTTTATGGAAATGTTTGTTGGAGTTGGGCCGTCAAGAGTGAGAAGCTTATTTCAAGAGGCTAGGCAGTGTGCTCCTAgtattgtattcattgatgaaatTGATGCAATAGGTAGAGCAAGGGGTCGTGGAGGCTTTTCTGGTGGCAATGATGAGCGGGAAAGTACACTTAATCAGTTGCTAGTAGAAATGGATGGATTTGGAACAACTTCTGGAGTTGTTGTGCTTGCTGGTACAAATAGGCCTGACATTTTAGATAGAGCTCTGCTAAGACCTGGTCGGTTTGATCGTCAAATTACAATAGACAAACCTGACATTAAGGGTCGTGAACAGATCTTCCAAATATACTTGAAGAAACTAAAACTTGATAATGAGCCATCGTATTACTCTCAGCGACTTGCTGCTCTAACCCCTGGTTTTGCTGGAGCTGACATTGCGAATGTTTGCAATGAAGCAGCCTTGATTGCTGCAAGGAATGAAAGTGCAGTGATAACCATGGAACATTTTGAGGGAGCTATAGACAGAGTAATAGGTGGTTTAGAGAAGAAAAACAAG GTTATAAGCAAGTTGGAGAGGCGAACTGTTGCTTACCATGAATCAGGCCATGCTGTTGCTGGTTGGTTCTTGGAACATGCAGAACCATTGCTTAAAGTAACAATTGTTCCTCGTGGTACTGCAGCACTGGGATTTGCTCAGTATGTTCCCAATGAAAATCTTCTGATGACGAAAGAGCAGCTATTTGATGTGACTTGCATGACACTAGGTGGTCGAGCTGCTGAGCAG GTTCTATTGGGGAAGATATCAACCGGAGCTCAGAATGACTTAGAGAAAGTAACCAAGATGACTTATGCCCAAGTAGCAGTCTATGGTTTCAGTGACAAGGTTGGTCTTCTTTCTTTCCCTCAAAGGGACGATGCATTCGAGATGACCAAGCCTTATAGCAGCAAGACCGGTGCAATCATCGACTCCGAAGTTAGAGAGTGGGTAGGCAAGGCATACGACCGAACAGTGCAGCTGATAGAGGAGCACAAGGAACACGTAGCTCAGATTGCAGAATTGCTTCTAGAGAAAGAGGTCCTTCACCAAGAGGACTTGGTCCGAGTACTTGGTGAACGCCCGTTTAAGTCGACTGAACCCACTAATTATGATAGGTTTAAGAAAGGGTTCCAAGAAGAAGATAAAGCGTCCAAGGACACATCAACAGAGAGCAAGACCGTGGATGATAATGGTTCAACACCCTTGGAACCTGAGGTAGTACCAGCATAG